A genomic window from Vitis riparia cultivar Riparia Gloire de Montpellier isolate 1030 chromosome 18, EGFV_Vit.rip_1.0, whole genome shotgun sequence includes:
- the LOC117905475 gene encoding uncharacterized protein LOC117905475, with product MTMTVIVTVTVTVIMIVTVTIIVTMIGTIIASVTITVTITIAVYVTVSVTITVSVTFSVIVTVTVTVLVIIAITMTVTVTVTITITITVTLTITVTIIITITIIIIMIVTVTVTIIVTVTVTIIVSVTVTIIVTITIIVLYHHLNHNGYHHHYRCHHCYYNHDRDCYYYLYSHRYHYCNHDQDHYRHCHYHRYRYYHVTVTITIIATIIITVIVTIAITVIVTVTFTVTVTVTMIVTITVTIMVTITVTITVIVVVTITVIVTFTVTVTVNFTITVTVTITITVTVFIIVIVTIIITITVTVIVTVTITFTDIVIVVVIVTVTVTIIITVTVTVTVTITIIVTITITITVTVIVTVTITVTVTLTVIVTVIVIVIVIVTITITISVIITITVTVIVIITITVNIIVTVTVTVTVIVTVIVIITVTFIVTITVTITVTVIIIVIVSITVTVIITVTITMTVTVTVTVVVTVFVTVTMTVIVTMIGTIIATITVIVTITLTVTVTIIVTVTVTVTITIIVTVTVTVFVTVTIIVFVIITVTITITIIITVTVTVTITITIIVTITVIVIVTITIIITVTITIIITFTVTVTVIVTMNVTMTVTINATSTVTVTVTIIVTVTVTVTVTVTIIVTVTFIEIVTVTISVTVTVTITLTVIVTVTISITIIVTITITVNITVIVTMTVTVTAIVIITITTTITASTIVTITITVTVTITTTVIVTITITVTVTVTVTVTSSLQLPLLSPSRLPSP from the exons ATGACCATGACCGTTATAGTTACAGTTACCGTTACTGTGATCATGATCGTGACCGTGACTATTATCGTAACCATGATAGGGACCATTATCGCAAGTGTCACCATCACTGTTACCATTACCATCGCCGTATATGTTACCGTCAGTGTTACCATCACTGTCAGTGTTACCTTCAGCGTTATCGTTACTGTTACCGTTACCGTTCTTGTTATCATTGCAATTACCATGACTGTTACCGTCACTGTCACCATCACCATTACCATTACCGTCACCTTAACCATTACCGTTACCATTATCATTACTATTACCATCATAATTATAATGATtgtcaccgttaccgttacGATCATTGTAACCGTTACTGTCACCATCATCGTTTCCGTCACCGTTACCATCATCGTTACTATTACCATTATCGTTCT TTACCATCACCTTAACCATAATGGTTACCATCATCATTACCGTTGCCATCACTGTTATTATAACCATGACCGTGACTGTTACTATTACCTTTACAGTCATCGTTATCATTACTGTAACCATGATCAGGACCATTACCGCCACTGTCACTatcaccgttaccgttactatcacgtcaccgttaccattaccattaTTGCAACCATTATAATAACCGTTATCGTTACCATTGCCATCACTGTTATTGTGACCGTGACCTTTACCGTCACCGTGACCGTCACCATGATCGTCACCATTACCGTCACTATTATGGTTACCATTACTGTTACCATTACCGTTATTGTTGTCGTCACAATTACCGTGATCGTTACCTTTACCGTCACCGTTACAGTTAACTTCACCATAACCGTTACCgtcaccattaccatcaccGTCACTGTTTTCATCATCGTTATTGTTACCATTATCATTACTATTACCGTCACAGTTATCGTTACTGTAACCATTACCTTCACCGATATTGTTATCGTCGTCGTAATTGTTACCGTCACAGTTACCATCATCATTACCGTCACCGTCaccgtcaccgttaccattaccataatcgttaccatcaccattaccaTAACCGTTACCGTCATCGTTACTGTTACCATTACTGTTACTGTTACCCTCACAGTTATCGTGACCGTTATCGTTATTGTTATCGTCATCGTAACTATTACCATAACCATTTCTGTAATCATTACCATAACCGTTACTGTAATTGTTATTATTACCATTACCGTTAACATTATCGTTACTGTTACCGTCACAGTTACCGTGATCGTTACTGTCATTGTTATCATTACCGTTACCTTTATCGTCACCATAACAGTTACCATAACTGTTACTGTAATCATTATCGTAATCGTTAGCATAACCGTTACCGTAATCATTACCGTTACCATAACCATGACCGTGACTGTGACTGTTACTGTTGTCGTTACCGTTTTCGTCACTGTGACCATGACCGTTATCGTAACCATGATCGGGACCATTATCGCCACTATCACCGTTATAGTTACCATTACTTTGACCGTCACTGTTACAATTATTGTGACCGTAACCGTTACTGTCACCATTACCATTATCGTTACTGTTACCGTCACTGTTTTCGTCACCGTTACCATCATCGTTTTCGTCATCattaccgttaccattaccattacTATTATCATCACTGTTACCGTTACCGTGACCATTACCATTACTATTATCGTCACCATTACTGTTATCGTCATCGTTACCATTACCATTATCATTACCGTCACCATAACCATTATCATCACCTTTACTGTCACCGTTACCGTCATTGTTACTATGAACGTTACCATGACCGTGACCATTAACGCCACCAGTACCGTAACAGTCACAGTTACCATCATTGTTACTGTTACTGTCACCGTAACTGTCACCGTCACCATTATCGTGACCGTAACCTTTATTGAAATCGTTACCGTAACCATTAGCGTCACCGTTACCGTCACCATCACTCTTACCGTCATCGTTACCGTTACCATCTCCATTACTATCATCGTAACAATTACCATTACCGTTAATATTACCGTCATCGTTACCATGACCGTTACTGTTACCGCTATAGTGATCATCACCATTACCACTACCATTACTGCTTCTACCATCGTCACCATAACCATTACCGTCACTGTTACCATCACGACTACAGTCATCGTCACCATCACCATTACCGTTACTGTCACCGTCACCGTCACCGTAACATCATCGTTACAATTACCATTACTCTCACCGTCACGGTTACCATCACCATAA
- the LOC117905476 gene encoding uncharacterized protein LOC117905476, producing MVTVIVIITVTVTITITITITVIVIVTVTVIVTVIVIVIATVIVTITVTVTITKTVTIIVTVIVTITVSVTITVTVTVTIIITVTVIVTVNVTVTVTIAVSITIIVTITVTITLIVIVTIIVTIIVTVTVTITFTVIITITVTLTVTITVIITVIVTVIVTVMITVTVTFNLIVTITVTVTITITITITVIVIVIVTVIVTVIVIVIATVIVTITVTVTITKTVTIIVTVIVTITVSVTITVTVTVTIIMTVTVIVIVIVTVNVTVTVTITVSVTIIVTITVTITLIMIVTIIVTIIFTVTVTITFTVIITITVTLTVTITVIITVIVTVIVTVMITVTVTFNLIVTITVTVTITITITITVIVIVTVTVIVTVIVIVIATVIVTITVTVTITKTVTIIVTVIVTITVSVTITVTVTVTIIMTVTVIVIVIVTVNVTVTVTITVSITIIVTITVTITLIVIVTIIVTIIVTVTITITFTVIITITVTLTVTITVIITVIVTVIVTVMITVTVTFNLIVTVTITITIIVIVTIIMTIIITLSVTITVIISVIVTFTVTVTITIIVTITVTLTVTVTIIVTITVIVTIIVTVIITAIAAVTFTITVTVTVIIIVTFTVTVTVTITITVTITGIVIITVTIHYIITITITITVTFTVTVTVTVTIIVTVTVIVNLTVAITITVTIIVTITITFTVIVTITTIVTTTIIIIVTVTITVTVIVTITVTVTVTVTFIITIYAIVVISVTVTITIIVIVTFTVIVTVSITVTVTIIVTVIVTVTITITVTVTVTVTVTVTITIIVIITVTITIMLLLTSLSPLPSPLP from the coding sequence ATGGTTACCGTTATTGTCATTATCACCGTCACCGTTACTATTACCATTACGATCACTATCACCGTTATTGTTATCGTCACCGTCACTGTTATTGTTACTGTCATTGTCATCGTTATTGCTACCGTTATCGTCACCATAACCGTTACCGTGACCATTACCAAGACAGTTACCATTATTGTTACTGTGATTGTCACCATTACCGTTAGCGTCACCATTACTGTTACCGTCACCGTGACCATCATCATAACCGTCACTGTTATCGTCACCGTTAACGTCACTGTGACTGTCACCATCGCCGTTAGCATCACTATTATCGTCACCATCACCGTCACCATTACCCTGATCGTGATCGTTACCATCATTGTTACCATCATCGTTACGGTAACTGTTACTATTACCTTTACCGTTATCATAACCATTACTGTCACCCTTACCGTTACCATCACCGTTATCATCACTGTTATCGTCACCGTTATCGTTACTGTAATGATCACCGTTACCGTGACTTTCAACTTAATCGTCACTatcaccgttaccgttactATTACTATTACGATCACTATCACCGTTATTGTTATCGTCATCGTCACTGTTATTGTTACTGTCATTGTCATCGTTATTGCTACCGTTATCGTCACCATAACCGTTACCGTGACCATTACCAAGACAGTTACCATTATTGTTACTGTGATTGTCACCATTACCGTTAGCGTCACCATTACTGTTACCGTCACCGTGACCATCATCATGACCGTCACTGTTATCGTCATCGTTATCGTCACCGTTAACGTCACTGTGACTGTCACCATCACCGTTAGCGTCACTATTATCGTCACCATCACCGTCACCATTACCCTGATCATGATCGTTACCATCATTGTTACCATCATCTTTACGGTAACTGTTACTATTACCTTTACCGTTATCATAACCATTACTGTCACCCTTACCGTTACCATCACCGTTATCATCACTGTTATCGTCACCGTTATCGTAACTGTAATGATCACCGTTACCGTGACTTTCAACTTAATCGTCACTatcaccgttaccgttactATTACCATTACGATCACTATCACCGTTATTGTTATCGTCACCGTCACTGTTATTGTTACTGTCATTGTCATCGTTATTGCTACCGTTATCGTCACCATAACCGTTACCGTGACCATTACCAAGACAGTTACCATTATTGTTACTGTGATTGTCACCATTACCGTTAGCGTCACCATTACTGTTACCGTCACCGTGACCATCATCATGACCGTCACTGTTATCGTCATCGTTATCGTCACCGTTAACGTCACTGTGACTGTCACCATCACCGTTAGCATCACTATTATCGTCACCATCACCGTCACCATTACCCTGATCGTGATCGTTACCATCATTGTTACCATCATCGTTACGGTAACTATTACTATTACCTTTACCGTTATCATAACCATTACTGTCACCCTTACTGTTACCATCACCGTTATCATCACTGTTATCGTCACCGTTATAGTAACTGTGATGATCACCGTTACCGTGACTTTCAACTTAATcgtcaccgttaccatcaccatcaccatcatCGTCATCGTTACCATCATCATGACCATTATCATCACCCTTTCCGTTACAATTACCGTCATCATCAGTGTCATTGTTACCTTTACCGTTACTGTCACCATTACCATTATCGTCACTATTACCGTCACTCTTACTGTTACTGTCACCATTATTGTTACTATTACCGTTATTGTCACCATTATCGTCACCGTTATTATTACTGCCATTGCTGCCGTTACCTTCACCATTACTGTTACCGTCACCGTTATCATCATTGTTACCTTTACCGTTACAGTTACCGTCACTATTACTATTACTGTTACCATTACCGGTATTGTTATCATTACTGTTACCATCCACTATATCattaccattaccattaccatcaccGTCACCTTTACCGTTACCGTTACAGTCACCGTCACTATCATCGTCACTGTCACCGTCATCGTTAACCTTACCGTTGCCATTACCATCACAGTAACCATTATCGTCACTATTACCATCACCTTTACAGTTATAGTCACTATTACCACCATCGTCACCaccactattattattattgtcacaGTCACCATTACCGTTACCGTCATCGTAACCATTACCGTAACCGTCACTGTCACCGTCACCTTTATCATCACCATTTATGCCATTGTTGTCATCTCCGTTACCGTTACAATTACCATTATTGTTATTGTCACCTTTACCGTGATCGTTACCGTTAGCATTACTGTTACCGTCACCATTATCGTCACTGTGATCGTGACTGTTACCATCACCATTACTGTAACCGTCACCGTTACGGTCACTGTTACCGTAACTATTACAATAATCGTAATCATCACCGTTACCATCACAATTATGTTACTATTAACGTCACTgtcaccattaccatcaccgttaccatAA
- the LOC117905477 gene encoding fap1 adhesin-like — protein sequence MVIIIVTITITLTFTIMVTITVIVIVNVTVTLTITITVTVTNTIIVTLSTLPSSYHYRYCHCHSYHYCYLYRHRNHYHNRYHNRYLYHYRYHQNYRHRYNYPYHYRYCYVTVTITITVTETITVTITVIVTITVTETITATVIITIIVTITVTVTVIISISVFVTVTFTISVTVTVTITVTFTITIILTVFVTVTVTIIVTVTITITITIIVTDTVIITITVTVTITITVTVTITVTVTISFTVIVIAIVSVTITITVIVIVFITVTVSITVTVTITIIVTVIINMTVTITVTDTVTVTVTITVIVMVTFTVTVAVTVMVIVTITITITITVTIIVTVTIIVTITITITFRVTVTVTVTVTITVTITIIVIVTVTISSPLLLSLP from the exons ATGGTTATCATCATCgtcaccatcaccatcacccTTACCTTTACTATTATGGTCACCATCACTGTTATTGTTATAGTTAATGTTACAGTCACCCTAACAATTACCATAACTGTTACCGTTACCAACACCATTATCGTCACACTTTCAACGTTACCGTCATC CTACCATTATCGTTACTGCCACTGTCACAGTTATCATTACTGTTACCTTTACCGTCACCGTAACCATTACCATAATCGTTATCATAACCGTTACCTTTACCATTATCGTTACCATCAAAATTACCGTCACCGTTACAATTACCCTTATCATTACCGCTACTGTTATGTCACCGTCACCATAACCATTACCGTCACCGAAACCATTACCGTAACCATTACTGTCATTGTTACCATTACCGTCACTGAAACCATTACCGCAACCGTTATCATCACAATTATCGTCACCATCACCGTCACCGTTACTGTCATCATTTCCATCAGCGTTTTTGTCACCGTTACCTTCACCATTTCtgtcaccgttaccgttaccattaccgttactTTTACCATCACAATTATCCTGACCGTTTTCGTTACTGTTACTGTCACCATCATCGTCACtgttaccattaccattactattactattatcGTCACCGATACCGTGATCATTACCATTACTGTTACAgtcaccatcaccatcaccgtaactgttaccatcaccgttaccgtCACTATTAGCTTCACCGTTATAGTTATTGCCATCGTCAGTgttaccatcaccattaccgTCATCGTTATTGTTTTCATTACCGTCACCGTTTCCATCACCGTTACCGTGACCATTACCATTATTGTTACTGTCATTATTAACATGACCGTTACTATTACGGTTACTGATACTGTTACCGTCACTGTTACCATTACTGTTATTGTCATGGTTACCTTTACTGTTACTGTTGCTGTCACTGTTATGGTTATTGttactattactattactatCACTATTACGGTTACCATTATCGTTACCGTTACTATCATTGTTACGATTACCATTACTATCACTTTTAGGGTCACTGTTACCGTTACTGTTACTGTCACCATTACCGTTACTATTACGATTATCGTTATTGTCACCGTAACCATATCATCACCGTTACTGTTATCGCTACCATGA
- the LOC117905478 gene encoding uncharacterized protein LOC117905478, whose translation MTVIVTVTVTVIIIVTVTIIITIIVIVIVLVTVTTIVTVIVIVTTTVTFIVIIIVTITVTVIVTVTIMITITIIVTITVTVTVIVTISVTIRVTVTIIIIVIITITIIVTFTITVTMTVTVSITSTVTVIVTVTIMITITIIVTITVTVTVIVTISVTISVTVTIIVIVIITVTIIVTFTITVTMTVTVSITSTVTIIVTFTVIVIDIITVTVTITVIVIVIVTIIVTITVTVTITVTITVIITITVTVTVIVTVTVIITITVTVTVIVTVTVIITVTVTITVTVIMVVTITIIVTVTITVIVIVTVTIIVTLLLPSQ comes from the coding sequence ATGACTGTCATCGTTACCGTCACTGTCACTGTCATCATTATTGTTACCGTTACCATCATCATAACCATTATTGTAATCGTCATTGTTCTCGTCACCGTTACTACCATCGTAACTGTTATCGTTATTGTTACTACTACCGTCACATTTATCGTGATAATTATCGTTACGATTACCGTTACCGTTATTGTTACTGTCACTATTATGATTACCATTACTATCATTGTTACGATTACCGTTACCGTTACTGTTATTGTCACCATTTCTGTTACCATTAGAGTTACCGTTACTATTATCATTATCGTTATCATCACCATAACCATTATTGTCACCTTTACCATCACCGTTACTATGACCGTGACAGTTAGCATCACCAGTACTGTAACCGTCATTGTTACTGTCACTATTATGATTACCATTACTATCATTGTTACGATTACCGTTACCGTTACTGTTATTGTCACCATTTCTGTTACCATTAGCGTTACCGTTACTATTATCGTTATTGTTATCATCACCGTAACTATTATTGTCACCTTTACCATCACCGTTACTATGACCGTGACAGTTAGCATCACCAGTACTGTAACCATCATTGTTACTTTTACCGTTATCGTCATCGACATCATCACCGTCACCGTCACCATTACCGTCATTGTCATTGTCATCGTTACCATTATCGTAACCattaccgttaccgttaccatcACCGTAACCATTACCGTCATCATTACCATCACCGTAACCGTTACCGTCATCGTAACTGTTACTGTCATCATTACCATCACCGTAACCGTTACCGTCATCGTAACCGTTACCGTCATCATAACTGTTACTGTCACCATCACCGTTACCGTGATCATGGTCGTTACTATCACCATTATCGTAACCGTCACTATTACTGTTATTGTTATAGTCACCGTCACCATTATTGTTACGTTACTATTACCGTCACAGTAA
- the LOC117905479 gene encoding uncharacterized protein LOC117905479, protein MTVIVRVTVIITLTFSVTITVIVTITITVTVVVTVTVIVTVTATVIVIVTITVTMIVTVTVNVTVTVTTTVTVTVTFSVIITITVTITVTVIIIVIVIVTVTLTITVTIIVIVTVIATITVAIIVTMTVTITVTVTVTAIVTVIINVFFSVIVTVTFSITVTMTVTVTVTVIVIVTITVTVIVIVVVTIIVTITITVTVNVIVTIIVIITVTVTITVIVTITITVTITVTVTIIITNTVIVIVNVTITVTVFDTIIITVTITGTVFNTVIVTVTVIMTIIVTLTVIVIVTVTVTIIVTIIINITITITIIINITVTITIVVTITVIVTIVITITVIVIVIVTITVIVTVTVIVIVKVTVTVTVTITVTITITVNVIVTITVTITLPITITVTVIVSVTIIIIVTVIVSVNITITITVTLIVIVIL, encoded by the coding sequence ATGACCGTCATCGTTAGAGTCACCGTAATCATTACTCTTACTTTTTCCGTCACCATTACTGTCATCGTTACTATTACCATCACCGTTACTGTAGTCGTGACCGTCACCGTGATTGTGACCGTTACCGCCACCGTCATCGTTATCGTTACTATTACCGTGACCATGATTGTGACCGTTACCGTCAATGTGACTGTGACCGTTACCACCACGgtcaccgttaccgttaccTTTAGTGTCATCATCACCATAACTGTTACCATCACCGTGACCGTTATCATCATCGTCATAGTCATCGTTACCGTCACCCTCACCATCACCGTTACCATCATCGTGATTGTGACTGTTATCGCCACTATCACCGTTGCCATCATTGTTACCATGACCGTGACCATTACTGTCACTGTGACCGTTACTGCCATCGTCACTGTCATTATTAACGTTTTCTTTAGTGTCATCGTCACCGTAACCTTTTCCATCACCGTAACCATGACTGTGACCGTTACTGTCACCGTCATTGTCATCGTTACCATCACTGTCACCGTTATCGTCATCGTTGTTGTTACTATTATCgttaccattaccatcaccGTCACCGTCAATGTCATCGTCACCATCATTGTTATCATCACTGTGACCGTCACCATTACCGTTATCGTTACCATCACCATCACAGTCACCATTACCGTCACCGTCACCATTATCATTACCAACACCGTTATCGTTATAGTTAACGTTACCATTACTGTTACCGTCTTCGATACAATTATcatcaccgttaccattactGGTACCGTCTTCAATACTGTTATCGTCACCGTTACCGTCATCATGACAATTATTGTCACCCTTACCGTTATCGTTATTGTTACCGTTACTGTTACAATTATCGTCACGATTATCATCAATATCACCATTACCATCACTATTATCATCAATATCACTGTTACCATCACTATTGTCGTTACCATCACTGTTATCGTTACCATTGTCATTACCATTACCGTAATTGTGATCGTTATCGTCACCATTACCGTTATCGTGACCGTGACCGTTATCGTTATTGTTAAAGTTACCGTCACTGTTACCGTTACTATCACTGTTACCATCACTATTACTGTCAATGTCATcgttaccattaccgtcacCATTACCCTTCCCATCACCATTACCGTTACCGTTATAGTCTCTGTTACCATCATCATTATCGTTACCGTTATTGTTTCTGTTAATATTACTATCACCATTACCGTTACTTTAATCGTTATTGTTATTCTTTAA
- the LOC117905480 gene encoding aspartate and glycine-rich protein-like translates to MAIHDQGHDDDYSDGNDYDNDHDNGNGWSNSNDDGNNNINNNDNGNSDGYRDGNGNGDCNGDGNSNYNRNSNDDDNSDDNVHDYGKCNSEGIGNGNDYDNGNNNGYYDGNDDGNGNSNDNGHGDDNGDGDGDGNGDSESNDDYDDGHGNGNGNNNGDVDDDYNGNSKDNGHGHGNNHCIRNNNRMMRVMVTVLVTVTMAVTMTVINSNDDGNSNDYSNSDGNSNSNGSGNSHDNGYGHGD, encoded by the exons ATGGCGAT TCACGATCAAGGTCATGATGACGATTACAGTGATGGTAACGATTACGATAATGATCACGATAACGGTAACGGTTGGAGTAATAGTAACGATGATGGTAACAATAACATAAACAATAATGATAACGGTAACAGTGATGGTTACAGAgatggtaatggtaacggtgactgtaacggtgatggtaacaGTAACTATAATCGAAACAGTAACGATGATGATAACAGTGACGATAACGTACACGATTACGGTAAATGTAACAGTGAGGGTATTGGTAATGGTAATGATTACGATAATGGTAACAATAATGGTTACTACGACGGTAACGATGACGGTAATGGTAACAGTAATGATAACGGTCACGGTGATGATAACGGTGACGGTGACGGTGACGGTAACGGTGACAGTGAAAGTAATGACGATTACGATGATGGTCAcggtaacggtaatggtaacaATAACGGTGATGTTGACGATGACTATAACGGTAACAGTAAAGATAATGGTCACGGTCACGGTAACAATCACTGTATCCGTAACAATAATAGAATGATGAGAGTAATGGTAACGGTATTAGTGACGGTAACGATGGCGGTGACGATGACGGTAAT TAACAGTAACGATGATGGTAATAGTAATGATTACAGTAACAGTGACGGTAATAGTAACAGTAATGGTAGCGGTAATAGTCACGATAACGGTTATGGTCACGGTGATTGA
- the LOC117905481 gene encoding uncharacterized protein LOC117905481, which yields MRVTVTIMITVTVTLMVTVMVMVTVTVTVTVMVTVMVMITCDYSNGNGVGDGNGDDNHNGDTVTVTVMVMMIITITVIVMVTVTVTVTVLVMMTGMITMTITVTVTVMAITVMFTVTVKIIITMMAMMIVTITVMVTVTVMIIVSKTVTITITITVKMMVTVTAMVTVIVMAITVMFTVTVTVTITITVTVTVAVTVMVTITVNVSVTVIVMMKAMVTMTVTVTMTVTVMITVLKTVIVMVTITMTITVKMTVTVIATVIIMEITVIVTVTETVTVTMTVTVTVIVIVMVTLYCNSHSNDESNANYDSHGHGNSNGHCQIDSDDNGDDIGYSENNGNDDGNGNDYSNGDDNSNSNGNSNSHGNGDGHSD from the exons ATGAGAGTAACGGTGACGATAATGATAACGGTAACTGTAACGTTGATGGTGACggtaatggtaatggtaacggtTACAGTCACAgtgacggtaatggtaacggtaatGGTGATGATAACGTGTGATTATAGTAACGGTAATGGTGTTggtgatggtaacggtgacgATAACCATAATGGTGACacggtaacggtaacggtaatggtaatGATGATTATAACAATAACAGTAATAGTGATGGTTACTGTGACGGTAACGGTGACGGTATTGGTAATGATGACAGGAATGATAACGATGACGATAACGGTGACAGTGACAGTAATGGCTATTACGGTGATGTTCACGGTAACGGTAAAGATAATAATAACGATGATGGCGATGATGATTGTAACGATAACAGTGATGGTGACAGTAACGGTGATGATAATAGTATCGAAGACGGTAACAATAACTATAACAATAACTGTGAAGATGATGGTGACGGTAACGGCAATGGTGACAGTGATAGTAATGGCGATTACGGTGATGTTCacggtaacggtaacggtaacgATAACAATAACGGTGACAGTGACTGTAGCGGTAACGGTAATGGTGACAATAACAGTCAATGTATCGGTAACAGTCATAGTAATGATGAAAGCAATGGTAACAATGACGGTAACAGTGACGATGACAGTAACGGTGATGATAACAGTATTGAAGACGGTAATAGTAATGGTAACAATAACGATGACGATAACGGTGAAGATGACGGTGACGGTAATAGCGACAGTGATAATAATGGAGATTACGGTGATTGTCACGGTAACGGAAACGGTGACGGTGACGATGACTGTAACAGTAACAGTAATAGTGATAGTAATGGTCACACTGTATTG TAACAGTCATAGTAATGATGAGAGTAACGCTAACTATGACAGTCACGGTCACGGTAACAGTAATGGTCACTGTCAGATTGACAGTGATGATAACGGTGACGATATTGGTTACAGTGAGAATAACGGTAACGATGATGGTAATGGTAACGATTACAGTAACGGTGATGATAATAGTAACAGTAACGGTAACAGTAATAGTCATGGTAACGGTGACGGTCATAGTGATTGA
- the LOC117905482 gene encoding uncharacterized protein LOC117905482: protein MTVTVTITMTITVTVTVIVTVTITVIVTVTVIVIVIVIVTLTVTITVIAITVTFSVTVTETVTVTVAVIITVTVIITITVTNTVTVIVAVIVIVTITVTVIVTVTITVTIMNVIVTITFIVTIPVTVTIIVIVTVTIIITVTVTVTITLIVITITFTVIVTVTITIAIVVTVTVIVTVTVIITVTITVIITVTVTITINITVTVTITITITITVTIIDANLNRHTLRPNKQYWNNCPRKLKYRFLIEP, encoded by the coding sequence ATGACCGTTACCGTCACCATTACCATGACCATCACTGTTACCGTTACAGTCATCGTCACTGTTACCATTACAGTCATTGTCACCGTCACCGTCATCGTCATCGTTATTGTTATCGTTACCCTTACTGTGACTATCACCGTAATTGCCATTACTGTTACGTTTAGCGTTACCGTCACTGAAACCGTTACCGTCACCGTTGCTGTTATCATCACCGTCACCGTTATCATCACCATCACCGTTACCAATACCGTCACCGTTATCGTAGCAGTAATCGTCATTGTTACCATTACTGTTACTGTTATCGTTACCGTCACCATTACCGTCACCATCATGAACGTTATCGTCACCATTACCTTTATCGTGACTATCCCCGTTACCGTTACCATCATCGTCATCGTCACCGTCACCATTATTattaccgttaccgttaccgtGACCATCACCTTAATTGTCATTACTATCACGTTCACCGTTATCGTCACTGTTACCATTACCATCGCCATCGTCGTTACAGTAACTGTCATTGTCACCGTCACCGTTATCATCACAGTCACCATCACCGTTATTATCACTGTTACCGTCACTATTACTATCAACATAaccgttaccgttaccatcaccattacgattaccatcaccgttaccattATTGATGCGAACCTCAATCGACACACTTTGAGACCTAACaaacagtattggaataattgcccaagaaagctaaaatacagatttttAATAGAACCTTGA